Proteins encoded together in one Caldicellulosiruptor saccharolyticus DSM 8903 window:
- a CDS encoding TIGR02556 family CRISPR-associated protein: protein MIEEIVEIGDVLIGDASGNDAHLSVLTEDIEVPSGDEKRYVAKIDFSTNEKKINIDCAEEIDDETAKKYVYVGSAEGANSSQWFASTTSFAYFLTETIPNLVECEIPVVSDICKKILDMYFVKVKEYLSKSSELIDEEKRYLQQRIEKKYVYFLDTDNIVVNDNKRLTEKPLSQIYKELINNAKSTDKIFKQLRDVFTKECTNGLKKLTELKPQQIGLYVLCVDGKPLTSYPEYIDAVIAYKRQVKKGTEKTKKKQKEGNICYICLDTDNLSFEGFKKTKFKYFTTNQNIFASYLDQKNYAKNITVCEKCLLKLVAGDIFLRNKLKTQLGSFDVYVLPTFVYTSAKLTKNYLEELSQNITNSLNTAWNYNSLEKLRDDIYNFLSYFDQNHYFLLNLIFYREAQASTKIIRFVPDINPSIFDKIYNAASKVFSQYTDLIGNDPSFKISLESIYYSVPIRLKNISESKEAQRLLNIYDAIFSGKRIARDVLIENFIKAVGVVVYGKEGYNLSKFIGNDIASMVIRMVFVIRFLEILDCLEVERGMDVAQLNLSEDLKNYIQQMNYDEPKTALFLLGVLIGEIGAKQYLATKDRQDDSAGHKPILNKINYNGIDKPKLIRLCNDVHNKLRQEKILPYTEMIFAEMKRLLDKHIDSWKLDKYETLFYILSGYAYKTQKVILNASSNFQDTSN from the coding sequence TTGATAGAGGAAATAGTTGAGATTGGTGATGTTCTAATTGGTGATGCATCTGGAAATGATGCCCATTTATCTGTTCTTACAGAAGATATTGAGGTTCCATCTGGGGATGAAAAGAGATATGTTGCAAAAATTGACTTTTCTACAAATGAGAAAAAGATTAATATAGACTGTGCTGAAGAAATTGATGATGAAACTGCTAAAAAATATGTTTATGTTGGTTCGGCAGAAGGGGCAAATTCGTCACAATGGTTTGCTTCTACGACATCTTTTGCATATTTTCTGACAGAAACCATTCCAAACCTTGTTGAATGTGAAATACCTGTAGTATCTGACATATGTAAAAAAATATTGGATATGTATTTTGTCAAAGTCAAAGAATATCTAAGCAAGTCTTCTGAACTTATCGATGAAGAAAAGAGGTATTTGCAGCAGAGAATAGAGAAAAAATACGTTTATTTTTTAGATACTGACAATATAGTGGTAAATGACAACAAGAGACTGACTGAAAAGCCGCTATCACAGATTTACAAAGAACTAATTAACAATGCAAAATCAACAGATAAGATTTTTAAGCAATTGAGAGATGTTTTTACAAAGGAATGTACAAATGGATTAAAAAAATTAACAGAACTAAAACCTCAGCAAATAGGCTTATATGTACTTTGCGTTGATGGAAAGCCTTTGACAAGCTATCCAGAGTATATTGACGCTGTTATTGCATACAAACGCCAGGTCAAAAAAGGCACAGAAAAGACTAAAAAGAAGCAAAAAGAAGGTAATATATGTTATATATGTTTGGACACAGATAACTTATCATTCGAAGGATTTAAAAAGACAAAGTTTAAATATTTTACGACAAACCAGAATATATTTGCATCTTATCTTGACCAAAAGAACTATGCCAAGAACATAACTGTATGCGAAAAATGTCTTTTAAAGCTTGTGGCAGGAGATATATTTTTAAGAAATAAACTTAAAACCCAGCTTGGCTCTTTTGATGTATATGTTCTGCCAACTTTTGTTTACACAAGTGCAAAGTTAACAAAAAACTATTTAGAAGAACTTTCCCAAAATATCACGAATTCGTTGAACACTGCATGGAACTATAACAGCCTGGAAAAACTGCGAGATGATATATACAACTTTCTTTCATATTTCGACCAAAATCACTATTTTTTACTGAACCTGATTTTTTACAGAGAAGCACAAGCAAGTACAAAGATAATAAGGTTTGTACCTGACATCAATCCTTCAATTTTCGACAAGATTTACAATGCAGCATCAAAAGTCTTTTCTCAATATACTGACCTCATTGGGAATGACCCTTCTTTTAAGATTTCCCTTGAAAGCATCTATTACAGCGTTCCAATAAGGCTCAAAAACATAAGTGAGAGTAAAGAAGCGCAAAGGCTTTTGAACATCTACGATGCTATTTTTTCTGGCAAGAGAATAGCAAGAGATGTTCTCATAGAAAATTTTATAAAGGCAGTAGGTGTTGTTGTTTACGGGAAAGAAGGGTATAACCTTTCAAAGTTTATAGGAAACGACATTGCTTCAATGGTTATCAGAATGGTTTTTGTTATAAGATTTTTAGAAATTTTGGATTGTTTGGAGGTGGAAAGAGGGATGGATGTTGCGCAGCTGAACTTGTCAGAAGACCTCAAAAACTATATCCAACAAATGAATTATGATGAGCCAAAGACAGCTCTGTTTTTGCTTGGAGTTTTGATTGGCGAGATAGGAGCAAAACAATATCTTGCTACCAAAGATAGGCAAGACGACTCTGCTGGGCACAAACCAATTTTGAACAAGATAAATTACAATGGGATTGACAAACCAAAGCTTATAAGACTGTGCAATGATGTTCACAACAAGCTGAGGCAGGAAAAGATTTTGCCATACACCGAGATGATTTTTGCCGAGATGAAGAGGCTTTTGGACAAGCACATAGATTCATGGAAGCTTGACAAGTATGAAACTCTTTTTTACATCCTCTCAGGTTATGCATACAAAACTCAAAAGGTTATATTAAATGCTTCTTCAAACTTTCAGGATACATCTAATTAA
- the cas7b gene encoding type I-B CRISPR-associated protein Cas7/Csh2: MEKKIIDKNSEILFTYDAKLCNPNGDPDEENRPRMDWEKEINLVSDVRVKRYIRDYADDQGIPIYVRKIEGKSVKPEEVIKSVGEDIDELETFIDIRLFGATIPIKKETRTYIGPVQFNWGYSLNKVELLEASITSHFASDEKKQQGAIGKDYRVKYSFIAFSGIVSARRAKETRLTEDDLKFLDRAMKEAIPLQATRSKIGQYPRLYMRVEYLDDKTLLGDLRDYVKLIEVVEKPRKIEDVQLDITDLAEFLHKNKNVISKIYYFKHPELCLVCGGNVVDFKDAFGTFELEEV, encoded by the coding sequence ATGGAAAAGAAGATTATTGATAAGAACAGCGAGATTTTGTTTACCTATGATGCTAAGCTTTGCAATCCAAACGGTGACCCGGATGAGGAAAATCGACCAAGGATGGATTGGGAAAAAGAAATAAACCTTGTGTCAGATGTTCGTGTAAAAAGGTATATCCGTGATTATGCAGACGACCAGGGTATTCCAATTTATGTTCGAAAGATTGAAGGCAAGAGCGTAAAGCCAGAAGAAGTAATCAAAAGCGTAGGAGAAGACATCGACGAACTTGAGACCTTCATTGACATAAGGCTTTTTGGTGCAACAATACCTATTAAGAAAGAGACGAGAACTTACATCGGGCCTGTACAGTTCAACTGGGGATATTCACTTAACAAGGTTGAACTTTTAGAAGCATCTATCACAAGCCATTTTGCAAGCGATGAGAAAAAACAGCAGGGTGCTATAGGAAAAGACTACAGAGTGAAATACTCTTTCATAGCTTTTTCTGGAATAGTGAGCGCAAGAAGAGCAAAAGAGACTAGACTTACAGAAGATGACCTAAAGTTTTTGGATAGAGCAATGAAAGAAGCAATTCCACTTCAGGCAACCAGAAGCAAGATAGGTCAGTATCCGAGGCTTTACATGAGAGTAGAGTATTTAGATGATAAGACCTTGCTTGGAGACCTCAGAGATTATGTCAAGCTTATAGAAGTTGTCGAAAAACCGCGAAAAATTGAAGATGTTCAGCTTGACATCACAGATTTGGCTGAGTTTTTGCATAAGAACAAGAATGTAATTTCAAAGATTTACTATTTCAAACACCCAGAGCTTTGCCTTGTTTGCGGTGGCAATGTTGTGGACTTTAAAGATGCATTTGGTACTTTTGAGCTTGAAGAAGTTTAG
- the cas5 gene encoding CRISPR-associated protein Cas5 — translation MKFLVFDLKGKFAHFRKFYTNSSSLSYLVPPRTVIEGMVAAILGFERDSYYGVLSAENLLVAVQKIERTYKIVQTVNYIKATTVNELKNPNTHTQVPLEILAGYNGFVGFRVFVMPKDEEIYSLLRARLESGKSEFPIYFGSAPFAAKTEFLGEFEACRWEDSRAGILTVLDAGLIKSLSLELESTSSLALMKDRMPCDFDKDRFATKVKTYIHDENLNPIWVDLDSSAQDKVYYIKEFSGDRKECICVM, via the coding sequence ATGAAATTTTTAGTGTTTGACCTCAAAGGTAAGTTTGCCCACTTTAGAAAATTTTATACAAACTCATCATCGCTTTCGTATCTTGTGCCACCGAGGACTGTGATTGAAGGTATGGTTGCAGCTATCTTGGGTTTTGAGAGGGATAGTTATTATGGGGTGCTCTCAGCAGAAAACCTTTTAGTTGCAGTACAAAAGATAGAAAGGACATATAAGATTGTACAGACGGTGAACTATATAAAAGCAACAACTGTAAATGAACTAAAAAATCCAAATACCCACACACAGGTGCCGCTTGAGATCTTGGCTGGCTACAATGGATTTGTAGGTTTTAGAGTTTTTGTTATGCCAAAAGATGAGGAGATATATTCTCTCTTGAGGGCAAGGCTTGAAAGTGGCAAGTCAGAATTTCCGATATACTTTGGCAGTGCTCCGTTTGCTGCAAAAACTGAGTTTTTGGGTGAATTTGAAGCCTGCAGGTGGGAAGACAGCAGGGCAGGTATTTTAACTGTGCTTGATGCAGGCTTAATAAAATCTCTAAGCTTAGAGTTAGAGTCTACTTCTTCTCTTGCTCTTATGAAAGACAGGATGCCGTGCGATTTTGACAAAGATAGGTTTGCCACAAAGGTCAAGACGTATATTCACGACGAAAATCTCAATCCTATCTGGGTAGATTTGGATAGCAGTGCGCAGGACAAGGTGTATTATATAAAAGAATTTTCAGGTGACAGAAAAGAATGCATTTGTGTGATGTAA
- a CDS encoding CRISPR-associated endonuclease Cas3'', whose amino-acid sequence MEYYSHKNPDKLLYDHLLEVYHYAMEANVELKNWEKEALQIICLCHDFGKFTTFFQSHLSGVSSKHSQHGFLSAIFGVFCWMQKKGLCLQQMNPPASLDEVISLLIYACILHHHGDVKDISKNLPEKFKGDFKADIMLLSIPFPHF is encoded by the coding sequence ATGGAGTATTATTCTCACAAAAATCCTGATAAGCTTCTTTATGATCACCTTCTTGAAGTTTATCACTATGCTATGGAGGCAAATGTTGAGCTTAAGAACTGGGAAAAAGAAGCGCTGCAAATTATATGTCTTTGTCATGACTTTGGGAAATTTACAACATTTTTTCAAAGTCATCTTAGCGGTGTATCAAGCAAGCATTCACAGCATGGTTTTTTATCAGCCATCTTTGGAGTCTTTTGCTGGATGCAAAAGAAAGGACTGTGCTTACAACAGATGAACCCCCCAGCTTCTTTAGATGAAGTCATATCTCTTTTGATTTACGCTTGCATTCTTCACCATCACGGAGATGTCAAGGATATTAGCAAGAACCTGCCAGAAAAGTTTAAAGGAGATTTCAAGGCAGATATAATGTTATTGTCAATACCTTTTCCCCACTTTTGA
- the istB gene encoding IS21-like element ISCsa9 family helper ATPase IstB: MNDLLLGKLKDLKLSGIIKSFDLRVEEAIKNNFSYQEFFEILINDEVSNRRINSNQKRISKAKFPWHKTLEEYNFNYQPSINKRFIYNLATCEFVRKRENVAFIGPPGTGKTHLAIAIGLKAVALGYRVLFTTANEMLEELYISRADNSYQQKLKNYVNVDLLIIDELGLRKFNQSSVDDFYEIISKRYERGSIIITTNKVFEEWPRIFYDPVLATAILDRFVHHCHFVVIKGESYRMKQREGAIKALTYDSKNDSNQLNNDN, encoded by the coding sequence ATGAATGATCTTTTGTTGGGGAAGTTAAAGGATTTGAAATTATCCGGGATAATAAAAAGTTTTGATTTAAGAGTAGAGGAAGCTATTAAGAATAACTTTTCATATCAAGAGTTTTTTGAGATATTGATAAATGATGAAGTGAGTAACAGGAGAATAAACAGTAATCAAAAGAGGATAAGCAAAGCGAAGTTTCCATGGCACAAGACGTTAGAAGAATACAATTTTAATTATCAGCCTTCAATTAATAAAAGGTTTATATACAATTTGGCGACCTGTGAATTTGTCCGAAAAAGGGAGAATGTGGCCTTCATAGGACCACCAGGGACAGGGAAGACACATCTTGCAATAGCGATAGGACTTAAAGCTGTAGCACTTGGATATAGAGTTTTGTTTACCACAGCAAATGAGATGTTAGAAGAGTTGTATATTTCAAGAGCGGATAATTCGTATCAACAAAAGCTAAAAAACTATGTTAATGTGGATTTGTTAATAATAGATGAGCTGGGCTTAAGGAAATTTAATCAAAGCAGTGTAGATGATTTTTATGAGATAATATCAAAGAGGTATGAGAGAGGATCGATAATAATAACCACAAACAAAGTATTTGAAGAGTGGCCGAGGATATTTTATGATCCAGTTTTAGCGACAGCGATTTTAGATAGATTTGTACATCACTGTCATTTTGTAGTTATCAAAGGTGAAAGTTATAGGATGAAGCAAAGGGAGGGTGCTATAAAAGCTTTAACATATGATTCCAAGAATGACTCAAATCAGTTAAATAATGATAATTAA
- a CDS encoding IS256-like element ISCsa2 family transposase: protein MEKNEIFETAKNMAIEQVLNMYCSKDDPTRPALKQLLENLLDCFMLSERTVYLAKNENDKGNGFYGRKLATPVGSLEISVPRTRSGNFRPSILPDRYKRVDSSYTDLLMSLVANGYSESSLVQTLKSMNLPYSEDEIEKIKNDLKNELQLFKQRELPESAFALIIDGYHCEIKDNSKVKQATCYVVLGIDLEGKKDIFGIYTFFGKENKADWMRVFDDLITRGLKKVLIVVSDDFPGIIDAVRLAYPLADHQLCFVHLQRNVRKHMAKDDASVFNKELDKLRTSSADFDEAISKFKLLCEQYSSKYPRFIKGICEKAEFYLAHMRYPEDLRKYIYTTNAVESVNSMIEKIRINSGGYFQSVEVLEINIYLQRENLRRGKWKNGVPILKKCSYNILQLYNIRYEMETQNS from the coding sequence ATGGAGAAAAATGAAATTTTTGAAACCGCTAAAAATATGGCTATCGAGCAAGTATTAAATATGTATTGCTCCAAAGATGATCCTACTCGCCCAGCTTTAAAACAGCTTTTGGAAAACTTGCTCGATTGCTTTATGTTATCAGAAAGAACTGTTTACCTTGCTAAAAACGAAAACGATAAAGGCAATGGTTTTTACGGCAGAAAACTTGCAACACCTGTTGGCAGCCTTGAAATTTCTGTTCCTCGCACACGCTCTGGTAACTTTCGACCTTCCATTCTCCCTGACCGCTACAAAAGGGTTGACAGCTCATACACTGACCTGCTCATGTCTTTAGTCGCCAATGGTTACTCAGAAAGTTCTCTTGTCCAAACTCTTAAAAGCATGAATCTGCCTTATTCTGAAGACGAAATCGAAAAAATCAAAAACGATCTTAAAAACGAGCTTCAACTTTTCAAACAAAGAGAACTTCCTGAAAGTGCTTTTGCTCTTATCATTGACGGTTACCATTGCGAAATTAAAGATAACTCAAAAGTTAAACAAGCTACTTGCTATGTCGTGCTTGGCATTGATTTAGAAGGCAAAAAAGATATCTTCGGTATCTACACTTTCTTCGGCAAAGAAAACAAAGCCGATTGGATGAGAGTCTTTGACGACTTAATTACAAGAGGTCTTAAAAAAGTCTTAATAGTTGTAAGCGATGATTTTCCAGGCATTATCGATGCTGTTAGACTCGCTTATCCCCTTGCCGACCATCAACTATGTTTTGTTCACCTTCAACGCAATGTCAGAAAACATATGGCAAAAGATGATGCTTCCGTTTTCAACAAAGAGCTTGATAAACTAAGAACTTCCTCTGCTGATTTTGACGAAGCTATTTCAAAGTTCAAACTTCTTTGTGAGCAATACTCCTCAAAATATCCTCGATTCATAAAAGGTATTTGCGAAAAAGCAGAGTTCTATCTTGCACATATGAGGTATCCTGAAGATTTAAGAAAGTACATTTATACTACTAATGCTGTAGAAAGCGTAAACAGTATGATTGAAAAGATAAGAATAAACTCCGGTGGTTATTTTCAATCTGTAGAAGTTTTAGAGATAAACATATATTTACAAAGAGAAAACTTGCGTCGGGGCAAGTGGAAAAACGGAGTACCTATTCTTAAAAAATGTAGTTACAATATATTACAGCTCTACAATATACGCTATGAAATGGAAACACAAAATTCTTGA
- the istA gene encoding IS21 family transposase: MHTTIYTLFKRGYNKSQIARLLDVDRKTVRKVIHDIEQKGEVERKSKGSVLDNYREFIEVKVNKGLSAKKIHQDLKAEFGFEGSYSNVRRYVQKVKQKIANSKVYMVLTTLPAEEAQVDFGYIGKIKVDGKFKKAWVFTMVLSYSRYMYAEIVFEQTVETFIQCHKNAFKYFGGVVEVVKIDNLKAGVLNVDFYEAQIQKDYASFASHYGFLPQPCRVYTPTDKGKVESAIKYVKQNCFSGEEFKDIDEAREYLKNWLDNVANVRVHGTTKKVPKEVFISEEKEKLIALPVEEYYISRSSIHKVATNCHLIYKGNYYSVPYEYAGGEVEVVEIGSFLRVFFEGKEIALHQIVKNNEKGKYVTNKEHYPSSKNITIEDIMSRQREQMAEIGEWALKFFEEFTEQEGFKKYDYRSISGIIALKERYGSKMVDNACKRALKFRGLSYKLVKNICEKGISDLPEYEERLVKNFVFPFHSVYCRAVIYCNYIF, translated from the coding sequence ATGCACACAACAATCTACACACTTTTCAAACGGGGATACAACAAAAGTCAAATAGCAAGATTGTTAGACGTGGATAGAAAAACTGTTAGAAAAGTAATCCATGACATTGAACAGAAAGGAGAAGTCGAGAGAAAATCAAAAGGTTCTGTATTAGATAATTACAGGGAGTTCATTGAGGTAAAGGTTAATAAAGGACTTTCAGCAAAGAAAATACATCAAGACTTGAAAGCGGAATTTGGTTTTGAAGGAAGCTACTCGAATGTAAGAAGATATGTCCAAAAGGTAAAACAAAAGATAGCAAATTCAAAGGTGTACATGGTTTTAACAACACTGCCTGCAGAAGAAGCTCAAGTTGATTTTGGATATATAGGCAAGATAAAAGTTGATGGCAAATTCAAAAAAGCATGGGTATTTACAATGGTTTTAAGTTATTCAAGATATATGTATGCAGAGATAGTATTTGAGCAGACAGTTGAAACATTTATACAGTGTCATAAGAACGCATTTAAGTATTTTGGTGGGGTAGTAGAAGTTGTAAAGATAGACAACTTAAAAGCAGGTGTATTGAATGTTGATTTTTATGAGGCGCAAATACAAAAAGATTATGCAAGTTTTGCAAGCCACTATGGATTTTTACCTCAGCCATGTAGGGTATACACACCGACTGATAAAGGCAAAGTAGAATCAGCAATTAAGTATGTTAAGCAAAATTGTTTTTCTGGGGAAGAATTTAAGGATATTGATGAGGCGAGGGAGTATTTAAAAAACTGGCTTGACAATGTAGCAAATGTGAGAGTACATGGCACAACCAAGAAAGTTCCCAAAGAAGTTTTCATCTCAGAAGAGAAAGAGAAGTTAATAGCTCTTCCTGTTGAGGAATATTACATATCAAGAAGTTCAATTCATAAAGTAGCTACTAACTGTCATCTCATATACAAAGGGAACTATTATTCAGTGCCATATGAGTATGCAGGAGGTGAAGTAGAGGTAGTTGAGATTGGCAGTTTTTTGAGGGTGTTCTTTGAGGGTAAAGAAATAGCCCTTCATCAGATTGTCAAAAACAATGAGAAGGGCAAATACGTAACCAACAAAGAACACTATCCCTCGTCTAAGAATATAACAATTGAGGATATAATGTCAAGACAGAGGGAGCAAATGGCAGAAATTGGGGAGTGGGCGTTGAAGTTTTTTGAAGAATTTACCGAGCAAGAAGGATTTAAGAAGTATGACTACAGAAGCATAAGTGGGATAATAGCATTAAAAGAAAGATATGGATCAAAGATGGTAGACAATGCGTGTAAGAGGGCTTTAAAATTCAGAGGATTGAGTTACAAGCTTGTGAAGAATATATGTGAAAAAGGGATAAGCGATTTACCTGAGTATGAAGAGAGACTTGTCAAGAATTTTGTGTTTCCATTTCATAGCGTATATTGTAGAGCTGTAATATATTGTAACTACATTTTTTAA
- the cas3 gene encoding CRISPR-associated helicase Cas3': MCIATPNIFLLSSPSVVFPYFPFYTTEGFFLSGRWGIFSVISDDFILSLTDINLVQKIDDAYVQIEDLRCNAEDIKPLLEKIGLGNEFEKFLAQQRGFIEDILRYLKRIEYGIRLIGMIPQAFKDGTELYFAQQKLYSLLIWADKMSAANYKLLFPCYASSDRLIVARDKVIKPTQDKNLQRIRQSVFEAVLSNIEKNKEKDIFSITTPTGTGKTLAGVFAALKLKEILKKSGRIIYALPFTSIIDQNYHVVENLFEAIEDFEKNRDRYLLKHHHLTDVEFKGKEGALKEITDEITVFEKVASECFIENWTSGFVVTTFVQLLETLISNRNRMLKKFHTFYDSVLLLDEIQAIDVELLPLVEEVLRKLTQLFRCKIILMTATKPLIFEDACELAGFCDYSIFNRTKLMYHHSDLKVAEFVDFFLQEVYEDEKSFLIVANTINQSHQIYNGIKNNLKNKEVIYLSASLVPKDRKDIIKKIEKMLESGAKPIVVSTQVIEAGVDIDFDCVVRDIAPIDSIIQCAGRCNRHNEKSQGSVLVVNMKDESGITFAKRVYGNTAIEISRGLLLKHLEVEEKDYGMLIDNYFRMIKENKSFKKSEEFLKAIRLLKFDSILEKEELTISRFSLIQQRGGYVSVIIRSNEEIEDAYQRYIDSFSIKDYYERREIYLKLKNILFEYTISVPIKYAQIFDEEKGILSLPPTSCQRYYSPKTGFVYDPNDHIIFA; the protein is encoded by the coding sequence GTGTGCATTGCAACCCCCAACATTTTCTTGTTATCTTCTCCTTCTGTAGTTTTCCCATACTTTCCATTCTACACTACAGAAGGCTTCTTTTTAAGTGGCAGGTGGGGAATTTTTAGTGTCATTTCTGATGATTTTATTTTATCATTAACAGATATAAACCTTGTTCAGAAAATAGATGATGCCTATGTTCAGATTGAGGATTTGAGGTGCAACGCTGAAGATATAAAACCTTTGCTTGAAAAAATTGGACTTGGCAACGAATTTGAAAAGTTTTTGGCACAGCAAAGGGGTTTTATAGAGGATATCCTAAGATATCTTAAAAGAATTGAATATGGCATTCGCTTGATTGGTATGATACCGCAGGCTTTCAAAGATGGAACTGAGCTTTATTTTGCCCAGCAAAAGTTGTATTCTCTTCTCATATGGGCAGACAAGATGTCGGCTGCAAATTACAAGTTACTGTTTCCTTGCTATGCTTCGTCAGACAGACTTATTGTGGCAAGAGACAAAGTTATCAAACCAACTCAGGACAAAAATCTGCAGAGAATAAGGCAAAGTGTGTTTGAGGCTGTGCTTTCAAATATTGAAAAGAACAAAGAGAAAGATATATTTTCAATCACAACACCAACTGGTACAGGAAAGACTTTGGCAGGAGTTTTTGCAGCATTAAAACTGAAAGAGATTTTGAAAAAGTCTGGAAGGATAATATATGCTCTTCCGTTTACCTCTATAATAGACCAAAACTACCATGTTGTCGAAAATCTATTTGAGGCAATAGAAGATTTTGAAAAAAACAGAGACAGGTACTTGTTAAAACACCATCATTTAACTGATGTTGAGTTCAAGGGTAAAGAAGGAGCGCTAAAAGAAATTACAGATGAAATTACTGTATTTGAAAAAGTTGCTTCAGAGTGTTTTATAGAAAACTGGACATCTGGGTTTGTAGTGACAACATTTGTCCAGCTGCTTGAAACTTTAATTTCGAACAGAAACAGGATGCTCAAAAAATTTCATACTTTTTATGACTCAGTACTTCTCCTTGATGAGATTCAGGCAATTGATGTTGAGCTTTTGCCGCTTGTTGAAGAGGTCTTGAGAAAACTGACACAGCTTTTCAGGTGCAAGATTATTCTCATGACAGCCACAAAACCGCTTATATTCGAAGATGCTTGTGAGCTTGCAGGGTTTTGTGACTATTCAATTTTTAACAGAACAAAGCTTATGTATCACCACAGCGATTTAAAAGTAGCTGAATTTGTGGATTTCTTCTTACAAGAGGTATATGAAGACGAAAAATCGTTTTTGATTGTTGCCAACACCATAAATCAGTCGCATCAAATCTACAATGGCATAAAAAACAACCTCAAAAATAAAGAGGTTATTTACCTTTCAGCAAGCCTTGTACCAAAAGATAGAAAAGATATTATAAAGAAAATAGAAAAAATGTTAGAAAGCGGAGCAAAACCCATTGTTGTTTCAACTCAGGTGATTGAGGCAGGGGTAGACATTGACTTTGATTGTGTAGTAAGAGACATAGCTCCTATTGATTCAATAATCCAGTGTGCAGGAAGGTGCAACAGGCACAATGAAAAAAGCCAGGGTAGTGTGCTGGTTGTAAACATGAAAGATGAAAGTGGCATAACCTTTGCAAAAAGAGTTTATGGCAACACGGCAATTGAAATATCAAGAGGACTTCTTTTGAAGCATCTTGAGGTGGAAGAAAAAGACTATGGTATGCTGATTGATAATTATTTCAGGATGATAAAAGAAAATAAATCATTTAAAAAGTCTGAAGAGTTTTTGAAGGCAATAAGGCTTTTAAAGTTTGACAGTATTCTGGAAAAGGAAGAGCTCACAATCTCAAGGTTTAGTCTTATCCAGCAGCGGGGTGGGTATGTCAGCGTCATCATAAGAAGCAATGAAGAAATAGAAGATGCTTATCAAAGGTATATAGACTCTTTTTCCATTAAAGATTATTACGAAAGAAGAGAAATCTATCTTAAACTTAAAAATATCCTTTTTGAATACACAATTTCTGTACCAATAAAATACGCCCAGATTTTTGATGAAGAGAAAGGAATATTATCTTTGCCACCCACATCCTGCCAGCGATACTATAGCCCTAAGACAGGATTTGTGTATGACCCAAACGACCATATTATTTTTGCCTGA
- the cas4 gene encoding CRISPR-associated protein Cas4: MDIYMTGVYIWYYNICKRQVWLMAHSILPDENDDNIVLGRFLHEYYYRKDQKEIKFGNAVFDILYQDKDEIVIGETKKSSRFKEASRYQLLFYIKLLKEAGISAKGVLFYPEERKKEEVVLTAEEEEKLEKMIADIETIIEKESPPPAATCRYCPKCAYREYCFA; encoded by the coding sequence ATGGATATTTACATGACAGGTGTTTACATCTGGTATTACAACATCTGCAAAAGACAGGTGTGGCTCATGGCACATAGCATCTTGCCAGATGAGAACGACGATAACATTGTGCTTGGCAGGTTTCTTCATGAGTATTATTACAGGAAAGATCAGAAGGAAATAAAATTCGGCAATGCAGTGTTTGACATTCTGTATCAGGACAAAGATGAGATAGTGATTGGTGAAACAAAGAAATCTTCAAGGTTCAAAGAAGCATCGAGGTATCAGCTTTTGTTTTATATAAAGCTTCTAAAAGAAGCAGGAATTTCAGCAAAAGGAGTGCTTTTTTATCCAGAGGAAAGAAAAAAGGAAGAGGTTGTTCTGACAGCTGAGGAAGAAGAAAAATTGGAAAAGATGATAGCTGACATTGAAACGATAATTGAAAAAGAAAGCCCGCCTCCTGCAGCCACATGCCGATATTGTCCAAAGTGTGCTTACAGGGAATATTGTTTTGCTTGA